From Candidatus Margulisiibacteriota bacterium, the proteins below share one genomic window:
- a CDS encoding P-II family nitrogen regulator — MKKIEAIIRSEKLEELREALDAKGLSSMTVTEVKGRGAQKGITLEWRVGDYRVEFIPKIKVEMVVAAEKVEMAIGVITTVCTTGKVGDGKIFVSPVENVIRIRTGEQGTKAL; from the coding sequence ATGAAGAAAATTGAAGCAATAATCAGGTCGGAGAAACTGGAGGAGCTGCGGGAGGCGTTGGATGCCAAGGGGTTGTCTTCCATGACCGTGACCGAGGTCAAGGGGCGGGGGGCCCAGAAGGGGATCACTCTCGAGTGGCGGGTCGGTGATTACCGGGTAGAGTTCATCCCCAAGATTAAAGTGGAGATGGTCGTCGCGGCCGAGAAGGTTGAGATGGCCATTGGGGTGATCACGACTGTCTGCACGACCGGGAAGGTCGGCGACGGCAAGATCTTTGTCTCCCCGGTGGAGAATGTCATCCGGATCAGGACCGGCGAGCAGGGGACCAAGGCCCTGTAG
- a CDS encoding response regulator transcription factor codes for MSNGAKILVIDDEKSMRKLLEISLTTEGYQVESAKTAKEGLTQLSNFRPDIVILDLGLPDMTGNEVMKKIRERTGTPVIVLTVRNSDHDKVSLLDAGADDYLTKPFNLPELSARIRVALRHSLNLKEEPVYHHGPLKIDFTLRAVEINGEPLKLTNTEFDLLKALVQNAGKIVTQKQLLSEIWGPESVEQSHYLRIYFSQLRKKLEKHDLSDIIVTEPGVGYRLAI; via the coding sequence ATGAGTAACGGGGCCAAGATCCTGGTCATTGACGATGAGAAGTCGATGCGCAAACTGCTGGAGATCAGCCTGACCACCGAAGGCTATCAGGTTGAGTCGGCTAAAACCGCCAAAGAGGGACTGACCCAGTTAAGTAATTTCCGGCCTGACATCGTTATCCTCGACCTGGGCCTGCCGGACATGACCGGCAATGAGGTCATGAAAAAGATCAGGGAAAGAACGGGCACGCCGGTGATCGTTTTGACCGTCCGGAATTCCGATCATGATAAAGTTTCCTTACTTGACGCGGGAGCCGACGATTATCTGACCAAACCCTTCAATCTCCCCGAATTATCGGCCCGCATCAGGGTGGCTTTAAGGCACAGCCTGAACCTCAAGGAGGAACCGGTCTATCATCACGGGCCGCTGAAGATCGATTTCACTCTTCGCGCCGTAGAAATAAACGGCGAGCCGCTAAAACTGACCAACACCGAATTCGACCTGCTCAAGGCGCTGGTCCAAAACGCGGGCAAGATCGTCACCCAAAAACAATTATTATCAGAGATCTGGGGGCCAGAGTCAGTCGAGCAATCCCATTATCTTCGGATCTATTTCAGCCAGCTGCGCAAAAAACTGGAAAAACACGATCTGTCCGATATTATTGTCACGGAACCTGGCGTCGGTTACCGGTTAGCGATCTGA